A stretch of the Clavibacter sp. B3I6 genome encodes the following:
- a CDS encoding GntR family transcriptional regulator, which produces MSLSALRPAPPRESLREHVHQALSAAIVSGELEPGTLITVPTLAVRFDVSATPVREAVLDLEKRGFVETVRNKGFRVTAVSDEELAHLVEVRQLLEAPAMERLAGKLPEGALPGLEALADRIEQGAREGDLRAYLQADQELHLSLTRMLGNPVLTEAIADLRSRTRLVGLASMKESSLLDASAAEHHELLRALVRGDGPAAHELMVRHIRHATGWWAGRGEGEEPAAAAVDGAVPDADPAVAEV; this is translated from the coding sequence GTGAGCCTCTCCGCACTGCGTCCCGCACCCCCGCGCGAGAGCCTGCGCGAGCACGTGCACCAGGCCCTGTCCGCCGCCATCGTCTCCGGTGAGCTGGAGCCGGGCACGCTCATCACCGTCCCCACGCTCGCCGTGCGCTTCGACGTCTCGGCCACGCCCGTGCGCGAGGCGGTGCTCGACCTCGAGAAGCGCGGGTTCGTCGAGACCGTGCGCAACAAGGGCTTCCGGGTCACGGCGGTGAGCGACGAGGAGCTCGCCCACCTGGTGGAGGTGCGCCAGCTCCTCGAGGCGCCCGCCATGGAGCGGCTCGCCGGGAAGCTGCCCGAGGGCGCGCTGCCGGGTCTCGAGGCGCTCGCCGACCGCATCGAGCAGGGCGCGCGCGAGGGCGACCTCCGGGCGTACCTGCAGGCGGACCAGGAGCTCCACCTCTCCCTCACGCGGATGCTCGGCAACCCCGTGCTCACGGAGGCCATCGCGGACCTCCGCTCGCGCACTCGGCTGGTCGGCCTCGCGTCGATGAAGGAGAGCAGCCTGCTGGACGCCTCCGCCGCGGAGCACCACGAGCTGCTGCGGGCGCTGGTCCGCGGCGACGGCCCGGCCGCCCACGAGCTGATGGTGCGGCACATCCGGCACGCCACCGGCTGGTGGGCCGGGCGCGGCGAGGGCGAGGAGCCGGCTGCCGCGGCGGTCGACGGCGCGGTGCCGGACGCGGATCCCGCGGTCGCCGAGGTCTGA
- the recQ gene encoding DNA helicase RecQ: MTSTPPAPAGGTALAPALERLGTVFGYDAFRGDQQEIVEHVIGGGDALVLMPTGGGKSLCYQIPSLVREGTGVVISPLIALMQDQVDALRAVGVRAAFLNSTQDLEESREVERALLAGDLDLLYLAPERLILDRMGRLLDEARIALFAIDEAHCVSQWGHDFRKDYLALSMLEERWPTVPRIALTATANEATHADITARLGLQDARHFVSSFDRPNIRYRIVPKAEPRKQLIDLIRTEHAGDAGIVYCLSRKTVEQTAEALNKQGITALPYHAGLDAAVRQRNQARFLREDGIVMCATIAFGMGIDKPDVRFVAHVDLPKSIEGYYQETGRAGRDGLPSTAWLAYGLQDVVQQRRMIDQSEGDAQHRRRLSQHLDAMLALCETVGCRRVQLLRYFGEETGPCGNCDTCLEPVATWDATVPSQKLLSTIVRLQRERNQRFGAAHLIDILLGNETDRVRQQGHDQLATFGIGTELTDVQWRGVVRQLLAQGLLGVSDDGYGTLVITAGSGDVLTGARQVPMRQEPERIVRGRGTRTTRAKGGQVVDLPEEAQGLFEALRAWRSEQAKEQGVPAYVVFADVTLREVATVRPQDLGQLAGITGVGQKKLDTYGEGLLGVVAAEGAAAQ, from the coding sequence ATGACCTCCACCCCTCCCGCTCCCGCCGGCGGCACCGCGCTGGCCCCCGCCCTCGAGCGCCTCGGCACGGTCTTCGGGTACGACGCCTTCCGCGGCGACCAGCAGGAGATCGTCGAGCACGTCATCGGCGGCGGCGACGCCCTCGTGCTCATGCCCACCGGCGGCGGCAAGTCGCTCTGCTACCAGATCCCGAGCCTCGTCCGCGAGGGCACCGGCGTCGTCATCTCGCCGCTCATCGCGCTCATGCAGGACCAGGTCGACGCCCTGCGGGCCGTCGGCGTCCGCGCCGCGTTCCTCAACTCCACGCAGGACCTCGAGGAGAGCCGCGAGGTCGAGCGGGCCCTCCTCGCGGGCGACCTCGACCTGCTCTACCTCGCGCCCGAGCGCCTCATCCTCGACCGCATGGGCCGCCTCCTCGACGAGGCCCGCATCGCCCTGTTCGCCATCGACGAGGCGCACTGCGTGTCCCAGTGGGGCCACGACTTCCGCAAGGACTACCTCGCGCTGTCCATGCTCGAGGAGCGCTGGCCCACCGTTCCGCGCATCGCCCTCACGGCCACGGCCAACGAGGCCACGCACGCCGACATCACCGCCCGCCTGGGTCTCCAGGACGCGCGCCACTTCGTCTCCTCGTTCGACCGGCCGAACATCCGGTACCGCATCGTGCCGAAGGCCGAGCCGCGCAAGCAGCTGATCGACCTCATCCGCACCGAGCACGCGGGCGACGCGGGCATCGTCTACTGCCTCAGCCGCAAGACCGTCGAGCAGACGGCGGAGGCGCTGAACAAGCAGGGGATCACGGCGCTCCCGTACCACGCGGGCCTCGACGCCGCCGTGCGCCAGCGCAACCAGGCGCGCTTCCTCCGCGAGGACGGCATCGTCATGTGCGCCACCATCGCGTTCGGCATGGGCATCGACAAGCCCGACGTGCGCTTCGTCGCCCACGTCGACCTGCCCAAGTCCATCGAGGGCTACTACCAGGAGACCGGCCGCGCCGGCCGCGACGGCCTGCCCTCCACCGCCTGGCTCGCGTACGGCCTGCAGGACGTGGTGCAGCAGCGCCGCATGATCGACCAGTCCGAGGGCGACGCGCAGCACCGCCGCCGGCTCTCGCAGCACCTCGACGCGATGCTCGCGCTCTGCGAGACCGTCGGCTGCCGGCGCGTGCAGCTCCTCCGCTACTTCGGCGAGGAGACGGGTCCGTGCGGCAACTGCGACACGTGCCTGGAGCCCGTCGCCACGTGGGACGCGACGGTGCCGTCGCAGAAGCTGCTGTCCACGATCGTGCGGCTGCAGCGCGAGCGCAACCAGCGGTTCGGCGCGGCGCACCTCATCGACATCCTGCTCGGCAACGAGACCGACCGGGTGCGGCAGCAGGGTCACGACCAGCTCGCCACCTTCGGCATCGGCACCGAGCTCACCGACGTGCAGTGGCGCGGCGTCGTCCGCCAGCTCCTCGCGCAGGGGCTCCTCGGCGTGAGCGACGACGGCTACGGCACCCTGGTCATCACCGCGGGCAGCGGCGACGTGCTCACGGGCGCCCGGCAGGTGCCCATGCGGCAGGAGCCCGAGCGCATCGTGCGCGGCCGCGGCACCCGCACCACCCGGGCTAAGGGCGGGCAGGTCGTCGACCTCCCCGAGGAGGCGCAGGGCCTGTTCGAGGCGCTGCGCGCGTGGCGCTCCGAGCAGGCGAAGGAGCAGGGCGTGCCCGCCTACGTCGTGTTCGCCGACGTCACCCTGCGCGAGGTCGCGACCGTCCGCCCGCAGGACCTCGGCCAGCTGGCCGGCATCACGGGCGTCGGCCAGAAGAAGCTCGACACCTACGGCGAGGGCCTGCTGGGCGTCGTCGCCGCGGAGGGCGCGGCCGCCCAGTAG
- the trxA gene encoding thioredoxin produces the protein MATTELTAENFESIVDQNGIVVVDFWADWCGPCKQFAPVFDQSSEKHADIVHGKVDTEAQQFLAQQANISAIPTLMIFKDQTLIFSQAGALPAPALESLIQEVRAVDVAALKEQAAAEAAAATPGASADPTAV, from the coding sequence ATGGCCACCACCGAGCTCACCGCCGAGAACTTCGAGAGCATCGTCGACCAGAACGGCATCGTCGTCGTCGACTTCTGGGCCGACTGGTGCGGCCCCTGCAAGCAGTTCGCCCCCGTCTTCGACCAGTCGAGCGAGAAGCACGCCGACATCGTCCACGGCAAGGTCGACACCGAGGCGCAGCAGTTCCTCGCGCAGCAGGCGAACATCTCCGCCATCCCCACGCTGATGATCTTCAAGGACCAGACGCTCATCTTCAGCCAGGCCGGCGCGCTGCCCGCCCCGGCCCTCGAGTCGCTGATCCAGGAGGTGCGCGCCGTCGACGTGGCCGCCCTCAAGGAGCAGGCGGCCGCCGAGGCCGCTGCGGCCACGCCCGGCGCGAGCGCGGACCCGACCGCGGTCTGA
- a CDS encoding ExeM/NucH family extracellular endonuclease produces MTDTDTARGSGGPGSGSRTARRTVRPLAVATALALGLSALVASPAEAATVAIADVQGTGSATPLAGQVVTVEGVVTADYRGISGYAGIVIQTAGSGGAADATPGASDGVFVYLGSADPAVEIGDLARVTGTASERQGQTQVSATAVDLVQAAVGVPAATPLPDSLRGADRESRESMLVTPTGEYRVGSAHQLETFGTLWLSAGAELPVKSTDQVRPGAEADRIAADNRARRLLLDDGFNIQLTNAAYPAGATQPYYTAEQVVRNGDVPVFPQTPYVLAYGFDDWRLQPTTPLTSLDAAGRVPAFATGNPRPASSPEVGGDVRIAGFNVLNYFTTLGERGAQTAEAFRAQRAKIVTAITGLDAQVVTLMEIENSSRFGEPADTATADLVRGLNDAAESPVWDYVRTPAVLATTPTDEIQNAIIYRTDAVTPVGAAATQVDETVWGNAREPIAQSFRGDDRTFTVVANHFKSKSGSGTQPADGQGFFNADRVAQAQAVARFAAELQASSGSDLLYLLGDFNAYAQEDPIQVLRDAGFVDLVADRAPGERTYSFDGEVGSLDHVLATGAGAASVTGVGVWEINAPEWAEREYSGWATDGSSAFRSSDHDPVKVGLDTVRDASTLVGYADRLLVRSGQPVKYSVRLSAGGTAPTGRVQILDRGRAIASVDLTAADAGRATVTLPRLSRGIHLLTASYAGGDGARGSSTVWPSIVLVW; encoded by the coding sequence ATGACCGACACCGACACCGCACGCGGATCCGGAGGCCCGGGGTCCGGATCCCGCACCGCCCGCCGCACCGTCCGCCCGCTCGCCGTCGCCACGGCCCTCGCCCTCGGCCTCTCCGCGCTCGTCGCGTCGCCCGCCGAGGCCGCGACCGTCGCCATCGCCGACGTGCAGGGCACCGGCAGCGCGACGCCGCTCGCCGGCCAGGTCGTGACCGTCGAGGGCGTCGTCACCGCCGACTACCGCGGCATCAGCGGCTACGCGGGCATCGTGATCCAGACCGCCGGCAGCGGCGGCGCGGCCGACGCGACGCCCGGTGCGTCCGACGGCGTCTTCGTCTACCTCGGCAGCGCCGACCCGGCCGTCGAGATCGGCGACCTGGCCCGCGTCACCGGCACCGCCTCCGAGCGCCAGGGCCAGACCCAGGTCTCCGCGACCGCCGTCGACCTCGTGCAGGCCGCCGTCGGCGTGCCCGCCGCGACCCCGCTGCCGGACTCGCTCCGCGGCGCCGACCGCGAGTCGCGCGAGAGCATGCTCGTCACGCCGACGGGCGAGTACCGCGTCGGATCCGCGCACCAGCTGGAGACCTTCGGCACGCTGTGGCTGAGCGCGGGCGCCGAGCTGCCCGTCAAGTCCACCGATCAGGTGCGCCCGGGCGCCGAGGCCGACCGCATCGCCGCCGACAACCGCGCGCGCCGGCTCCTCCTCGACGACGGCTTCAACATCCAGCTGACGAACGCGGCCTACCCGGCCGGCGCGACGCAGCCGTACTACACGGCCGAGCAGGTGGTCCGGAACGGCGACGTCCCGGTCTTCCCGCAGACGCCCTACGTGCTCGCCTACGGCTTCGACGACTGGCGCCTGCAGCCCACGACGCCGCTCACCTCGCTCGACGCGGCCGGCCGCGTGCCGGCCTTCGCGACCGGGAACCCGCGCCCCGCGTCCTCGCCCGAGGTCGGCGGCGACGTCCGCATCGCCGGCTTCAACGTCCTCAACTACTTCACGACGCTGGGGGAGCGCGGCGCGCAGACCGCCGAGGCGTTCCGCGCCCAGCGCGCCAAGATCGTGACGGCCATCACCGGGCTCGACGCCCAGGTGGTGACGCTCATGGAGATCGAGAACTCGAGCCGCTTCGGCGAGCCGGCCGACACCGCCACGGCCGACCTCGTGCGCGGCCTCAACGACGCCGCCGAATCCCCGGTGTGGGACTACGTGCGCACCCCCGCGGTGCTCGCGACCACGCCCACCGACGAGATCCAGAACGCGATCATCTACCGCACCGACGCCGTCACGCCCGTCGGGGCCGCCGCCACGCAGGTCGACGAGACGGTGTGGGGCAACGCCCGCGAGCCGATCGCGCAGTCCTTCCGCGGGGACGACCGCACGTTCACGGTGGTCGCGAACCACTTCAAGTCGAAGTCCGGCTCGGGCACGCAGCCCGCCGACGGCCAGGGCTTCTTCAACGCCGACCGCGTGGCGCAGGCGCAGGCCGTCGCGCGCTTCGCCGCCGAGCTGCAGGCGTCGAGCGGATCCGACCTCCTCTACCTCCTCGGCGACTTCAACGCCTACGCGCAGGAGGACCCCATCCAGGTGCTCCGCGACGCCGGCTTCGTCGACCTCGTCGCCGACCGCGCGCCGGGCGAGCGCACGTACTCGTTCGACGGCGAGGTCGGCTCCCTCGACCACGTCCTCGCGACCGGTGCGGGCGCCGCGAGCGTGACGGGCGTCGGCGTGTGGGAGATCAACGCGCCGGAGTGGGCCGAGCGCGAGTACTCCGGGTGGGCGACCGACGGATCCAGCGCGTTCCGCTCGAGCGACCACGACCCCGTGAAGGTGGGCCTCGACACCGTCCGCGACGCCTCGACCCTCGTCGGGTACGCCGACCGCCTGCTCGTCCGCAGCGGACAGCCGGTGAAGTACTCCGTGCGGCTCTCCGCGGGCGGCACCGCCCCGACGGGTCGCGTCCAGATCCTCGACCGGGGTCGCGCCATCGCCTCCGTCGACCTCACCGCAGCCGACGCGGGCCGCGCCACCGTGACGCTGCCGAGGCTGTCCCGCGGCATCCATCTGCTCACGGCGTCGTACGCCGGCGGCGACGGGGCCCGCGGGTCGAGCACGGTCTGGCCGTCCATCGTCCTCGTCTGGTAG
- a CDS encoding sugar phosphate isomerase/epimerase has product MRATVAGAPVSFGVFELTPEGAEVVGPDDMVEALAGAGYAGIDLGPVGYLGRGRELRARLAGAGLELAGGWIQLPLSDDDAFQASLPELHASLRVFQEAAESGPARLPLPTLADAGSAARAAAPGRGAEADPLDDAAWSRLVRNTAHAAAITRAAGFEPTFHHHAGTFVESPVEVDRFLDAVDVGLTLDTGHLVIAGGDPVEAIARWGSRITHLHLKDVDGAELRRVLAAGGGMREVWSSGAFAAFGRGDVDLARVMTAIDAQGYDGWVVVEQDVLNAPDADIRAFRAERTEDQRVNREALRAWA; this is encoded by the coding sequence GTGAGGGCTACCGTCGCCGGCGCCCCCGTGAGCTTCGGCGTGTTCGAGCTCACGCCCGAGGGCGCCGAGGTGGTCGGCCCCGACGACATGGTGGAGGCCCTCGCGGGGGCCGGGTACGCGGGCATCGACCTGGGGCCGGTCGGCTACCTCGGCCGCGGACGGGAGCTCCGCGCCCGGCTCGCCGGCGCCGGCCTCGAGCTCGCGGGCGGCTGGATCCAGCTCCCCCTCTCGGACGACGACGCGTTCCAGGCGTCCCTCCCCGAGCTGCACGCGTCGCTCCGCGTGTTCCAGGAGGCTGCCGAGTCCGGGCCCGCCCGCCTGCCGCTGCCGACGCTCGCCGACGCCGGATCCGCGGCGCGCGCCGCCGCCCCCGGTCGCGGCGCGGAGGCCGATCCGCTCGACGACGCCGCCTGGTCGCGCCTCGTCCGCAACACGGCGCACGCCGCCGCGATCACGCGCGCCGCCGGCTTCGAGCCGACCTTCCACCACCACGCCGGCACGTTCGTCGAGTCCCCGGTGGAGGTCGACCGGTTCCTCGACGCGGTCGACGTGGGGCTGACGCTCGACACCGGCCACCTCGTGATCGCGGGCGGCGATCCGGTCGAGGCGATCGCGCGGTGGGGGTCGCGGATCACCCACCTGCACCTCAAGGACGTCGACGGCGCGGAGCTCCGGCGCGTGCTCGCGGCCGGCGGCGGCATGCGCGAGGTCTGGTCGTCGGGCGCGTTCGCGGCGTTCGGCCGCGGCGACGTCGACCTCGCCCGCGTGATGACCGCGATCGACGCGCAGGGCTACGACGGCTGGGTGGTCGTCGAGCAGGACGTGCTCAACGCGCCCGACGCCGACATCCGCGCCTTCCGCGCCGAGCGCACGGAGGACCAGCGCGTGAACCGCGAGGCGCTCCGCGCGTGGGCCTGA
- the iolG gene encoding inositol 2-dehydrogenase, producing the protein MTTTPLRFGLIGTGRIGQVHAANIAADPDAELAWICDPFVDGALALQARHGGTVTEDAVRMMASGGIDAVLIASPTPTHVDLIAAAIDHGLPVLCEKPIDLDIARVDALLPRVRSSGVPVALGFNRRFDPAFAEARARVAAGEIGELEQLSIVSRDPAAPPAAYVAVSGGIFRDMTIHDLDMARSFLPDIVEVQATGSTTFDPGAREHGDFDTAVVTLRASSGALVVIANSRHSAVGYDQRIEAFGARGSLQVANALTSLVSVSTATSVEGKPPYQDFFLERYAAAYVAELRAFIRLARGEESDSPTFEDGRAALVLADAAQRSAVERVAVPVSL; encoded by the coding sequence ATGACCACCACCCCCCTGCGCTTCGGCCTGATCGGCACCGGCCGCATCGGCCAGGTCCACGCCGCGAACATCGCCGCCGACCCGGACGCCGAGCTCGCGTGGATCTGCGACCCGTTCGTCGACGGCGCCCTGGCCCTCCAGGCGCGCCACGGCGGCACGGTCACCGAGGACGCCGTCCGCATGATGGCGTCCGGCGGGATCGACGCGGTCCTCATCGCGTCGCCCACCCCCACGCACGTGGACCTCATCGCCGCCGCCATCGACCACGGCCTGCCGGTGCTGTGCGAGAAGCCCATCGACCTCGACATCGCGCGCGTCGACGCGCTCCTCCCCCGCGTCCGCTCGTCCGGCGTGCCCGTCGCGCTCGGCTTCAACCGGCGCTTCGACCCGGCGTTCGCGGAGGCGCGCGCCCGCGTGGCCGCGGGCGAGATCGGCGAGCTGGAGCAGCTGTCGATCGTGAGCCGCGACCCCGCCGCGCCGCCAGCCGCGTACGTGGCCGTCTCGGGCGGGATCTTCCGCGACATGACCATCCACGACCTCGACATGGCGCGCTCCTTCCTGCCCGACATCGTCGAGGTGCAGGCGACGGGATCCACGACCTTCGACCCGGGCGCCCGCGAGCACGGCGACTTCGACACCGCGGTGGTGACCCTCCGCGCGTCGAGCGGCGCGCTCGTCGTCATCGCGAACTCGCGCCACAGCGCGGTGGGCTACGACCAGCGCATCGAGGCGTTCGGCGCGCGCGGGTCCCTGCAGGTCGCGAACGCGCTCACGAGCCTCGTCAGCGTCTCCACGGCCACGAGCGTCGAGGGCAAGCCGCCGTACCAGGACTTCTTCCTGGAGCGCTACGCCGCGGCGTACGTGGCGGAGCTCCGCGCCTTCATCCGCCTGGCGCGCGGCGAGGAGTCCGACAGTCCGACGTTCGAGGACGGCCGCGCGGCGCTCGTCCTCGCGGACGCGGCGCAGCGCTCGGCCGTCGAGCGGGTGGCGGTGCCCGTCTCCCTCTGA
- a CDS encoding sugar ABC transporter substrate-binding protein gives MKNRSLASLGLVAAAGLLLTSCAGTGQEAAPTAGGGSGGGDLTFAVVTHSGPGDAFWDRVKSGAEKAGADYGATITYNADPDPAKQSQLIDNAVAQQVDGIVVSMANPDGLKDSIEKAVAAGIAVVTINSGIERSAEFGAITHIGQSETVAGEAVGKRLGDAGLTNALCVIQEAGNVGLEERCSSAASAFPGQMANLQVDGTNDAEVKATIKSKLQADPSIDGVLTLGGQYAIDAVGAVEESGSDAQVGTFDLSEDVVSAVEAGTILFAVDQQPYVQGFLGITALDLNATNGNVIGGGQPVYSGPAFVTEDDAAQVAEFAKNGTR, from the coding sequence ATGAAGAACAGATCCCTGGCCTCCCTCGGCCTCGTGGCCGCGGCCGGCCTCCTCCTCACCTCATGCGCGGGCACCGGCCAGGAGGCCGCGCCCACGGCCGGCGGCGGCAGCGGAGGCGGCGACCTCACCTTCGCGGTGGTCACGCACTCGGGCCCGGGCGACGCGTTCTGGGACCGCGTCAAGTCGGGCGCCGAGAAGGCGGGCGCCGACTACGGCGCGACGATCACGTACAACGCGGACCCGGATCCGGCGAAGCAGTCCCAGCTCATCGACAACGCGGTCGCGCAGCAGGTCGACGGCATCGTGGTCTCGATGGCCAACCCGGACGGCCTCAAGGACAGCATCGAGAAGGCGGTGGCCGCGGGCATCGCGGTCGTCACCATCAACTCCGGCATCGAGCGGTCGGCGGAGTTCGGCGCCATCACCCACATCGGCCAGAGCGAGACGGTCGCCGGCGAGGCGGTCGGGAAGCGCCTCGGCGACGCGGGGCTGACGAACGCCCTCTGCGTCATCCAGGAGGCCGGAAACGTCGGCCTCGAGGAGCGCTGCTCCTCCGCGGCGAGCGCCTTCCCCGGCCAGATGGCGAACCTCCAGGTCGACGGCACGAACGACGCCGAGGTGAAGGCCACCATCAAGTCGAAGCTGCAGGCGGATCCCTCCATCGACGGCGTGCTCACGCTCGGCGGGCAGTACGCCATCGACGCGGTCGGCGCGGTCGAGGAGTCGGGCAGCGACGCGCAGGTCGGCACCTTCGACCTCTCCGAGGACGTCGTCAGCGCGGTCGAGGCCGGCACGATCCTCTTCGCGGTCGACCAGCAGCCGTACGTGCAGGGCTTCCTCGGCATCACCGCGCTCGACCTGAACGCCACCAACGGCAACGTGATCGGCGGCGGCCAGCCCGTCTACTCCGGCCCCGCGTTCGTCACGGAGGACGACGCGGCCCAGGTCGCCGAGTTCGCGAAGAACGGCACCCGCTAG
- a CDS encoding ABC transporter permease — translation MTTTDIVTIATRPRLENRPIRKILARPEIGALVAALAVLVFFSLYTPQFLTLAGAGVWLESASTFGIMAVAVAMLMIGGEFDLSAGVMTGFSALVVGILTSHYGLSIWVAVVVSLAAALAVGALNGFLVMKTGLPSFIVTLGTFFALAGVDLAVTKLITGQVAIQGMTKVPSYDAIQPVFGSSLQIGGGTFYVSVLWWFLVAAVATWILLRTRAGNWIFAVGGAKESARQVGVPVFKTKVGLFMGTAGAAWLVGMISLFRTSTVQANTGVGQEFIYIICAVVGGCLLTGGFGSAIGAALGALIYGMVFQGITFAQWDTNWLRTVLGGMLLAAVLLNNLVRTRAGGGR, via the coding sequence TTGACCACGACGGACATCGTGACGATCGCCACGAGGCCGCGCCTCGAGAACAGGCCGATCCGCAAGATCCTCGCCCGGCCGGAGATCGGCGCCCTCGTGGCCGCCCTCGCCGTGCTGGTGTTCTTCTCCCTCTACACGCCGCAGTTCCTCACGCTCGCCGGAGCCGGCGTGTGGCTCGAGTCGGCCTCGACGTTCGGGATCATGGCGGTCGCCGTCGCGATGCTCATGATCGGCGGCGAGTTCGACCTCTCCGCCGGTGTCATGACGGGCTTCTCGGCCCTGGTGGTCGGCATCCTCACCTCGCACTACGGGCTGAGCATCTGGGTGGCCGTGGTCGTCTCGCTCGCCGCGGCCCTCGCGGTCGGCGCGCTCAACGGGTTCCTCGTGATGAAGACGGGCCTGCCGAGCTTCATCGTGACGCTCGGCACGTTCTTCGCCCTCGCCGGCGTCGACCTCGCGGTGACGAAGCTCATCACCGGCCAGGTCGCCATCCAGGGCATGACGAAGGTGCCGTCGTACGACGCCATCCAGCCGGTCTTCGGCTCGTCGCTGCAGATCGGCGGCGGCACGTTCTACGTCTCCGTGCTGTGGTGGTTCCTCGTCGCGGCGGTCGCCACCTGGATCCTGCTGCGCACGCGCGCCGGCAACTGGATCTTCGCGGTCGGCGGCGCCAAGGAGTCCGCCCGCCAGGTGGGCGTGCCGGTCTTCAAGACGAAGGTCGGCCTCTTCATGGGCACCGCGGGCGCGGCCTGGCTCGTCGGCATGATCTCCCTGTTCCGCACCTCGACGGTGCAGGCGAACACGGGCGTCGGCCAGGAGTTCATCTACATCATCTGCGCGGTCGTCGGGGGGTGCCTCCTCACGGGCGGCTTCGGCTCGGCCATCGGCGCCGCGCTCGGCGCCCTCATCTACGGCATGGTCTTCCAGGGCATCACCTTCGCCCAGTGGGACACCAACTGGCTGCGCACCGTGCTCGGCGGGATGCTGCTCGCCGCGGTGCTCCTCAACAACCTGGTGCGGACGCGGGCGGGAGGCGGACGATGA
- a CDS encoding ATP-binding cassette domain-containing protein — translation MSTDVDPAAASAPLAGAVPGAAEEAGGRPTPALPPVGATILEVRDIGKSYGAVNALTGVSTVVNAGQVTCVLGDNGAGKSTFIKMLAGVHAPSEGTMLLDGEPVVLGSPRAALQAGIATVYQDLAVVPLMPVWRNFFLGSEITKGKGPFRRLDVAAMKAITHEQLAQMGIDLRDVDQPIGTLSGGERQCVAIARAVHFGARVLILDEPTAALGVKQSGVVLRYIARSRDQGLGVVFITHNPHHAFPVGDRFLLLNRGSSLGTFEKDEITLGELTSLMAGGAELDSLAHELARDAGPDGGRGPADA, via the coding sequence ATGAGCACCGACGTCGATCCCGCCGCCGCCTCCGCGCCCCTCGCCGGCGCCGTCCCCGGTGCGGCGGAGGAGGCCGGCGGACGCCCGACCCCAGCGCTGCCGCCCGTGGGCGCGACCATCCTCGAGGTCCGCGACATCGGCAAGTCCTACGGCGCCGTCAACGCGCTCACCGGCGTCTCGACCGTCGTCAACGCCGGCCAGGTCACGTGCGTGCTCGGCGACAACGGCGCCGGCAAGTCGACCTTCATCAAGATGCTCGCGGGCGTGCACGCGCCGAGCGAGGGCACCATGCTCCTCGACGGCGAGCCGGTCGTGCTGGGCTCCCCGCGCGCCGCCCTCCAGGCCGGCATCGCGACCGTCTACCAGGACCTCGCGGTCGTGCCGCTCATGCCCGTGTGGCGGAACTTCTTCCTGGGCTCCGAGATCACCAAGGGCAAGGGTCCGTTCCGCCGGCTCGACGTGGCGGCCATGAAGGCGATCACGCACGAGCAGCTCGCCCAGATGGGCATCGACCTCCGCGACGTCGACCAGCCCATCGGCACGCTGTCCGGCGGCGAGCGCCAGTGCGTGGCCATCGCCCGGGCGGTGCACTTCGGGGCCCGCGTGCTGATCCTCGACGAGCCGACCGCGGCCCTCGGCGTCAAGCAGTCGGGCGTCGTGCTGCGCTACATCGCGCGCTCGCGCGACCAGGGGCTCGGCGTGGTCTTCATCACGCACAACCCGCACCACGCGTTCCCGGTGGGCGACCGGTTCCTGCTGCTCAACCGCGGATCCAGCCTCGGCACGTTCGAGAAGGACGAGATCACGCTCGGCGAGCTGACGAGCCTCATGGCCGGCGGCGCGGAGCTCGACTCGCTGGCCCACGAGCTCGCGCGCGACGCCGGCCCGGACGGGGGCCGGGGACCGGCGGACGCCTGA